AAACATATTATATTATTTGACAATAAGTGGAAAAAACGCCTTTATTGTGTTCCTAATACGACTTATGCTTTAGAAGATTATGATGTTGCTAATCCAGATTTTGAAAAATTTCCGGCATTGAAAGGGGTAGAGGGTTATGAAGTTTTTCTTGAGCATGGAGATACTTTATTTATGCCAACAGGAATGTGGCATTGGATGCGGTATATTGATGGATCTTTTTCCTTGACACTTCGTGCGTGGGATCGGTCAATAAGCAGGAAAGCAGCTAGTGTTTGGAGTTTGTTTATGCATGGTGCAGTTGATAGTGCTGTAAAAGTGGTTTTTAAAGGGCGTTACGCAAAATGGCGAGAGCGATTAGCTTTTAAAATAGCTGAAAAAGAATTAATAAAAAACAGACCAAAATAGGTTTTTAGAACATATGTTAAGTTGTTGATATTCTATGGTTTTATTCTCGCTAATTTTATTTTTGTTTTATCCCATTTTATTTCATTTGAATAATAAAAATCATTGTTTTTCTTGTATTTTAAAACGGTATCTTCTTCTTGAGTTGTTTTCCTTATGTGATACGTTCGAATAAGACCTCTTTTTAAAAATTCCAAGAAGTATTTATTTTTGATAGTGTCATTTTGTGAAACAATTATTAAAATCTGTCTTCTTTTCTCTTTAGTCAAAATGTTTTCTGAAATAAAGTCATTTAAAGTTTTTTGTGGAATTTTAATAATATCTTTTGGTTGTAAATCGAGAAAATGTGTCATTCTCGGAACCGGTGCTACACATGATAGGACTATTTTTTGTTTGGTAGAAAAAAAAGTCGCCTTTTTTATCAATAACAAGCTGACTTTCTCCATAAAAAAAGCCTTTTGTTGAAGGAAGTTTGATTCTACTATTATTTCTTTTTAAGGAATCTGCATATTCTTGCATTTTTTGATCTTCAAATGAAATTATATAAGGTTTATTTGTTTTTGCAATCTCTTCTTTTTTTTTTGGAACAATTTAAAAATGACAAACAAAACACGAAAGCTATAAATGTTCTTCTCATAAAGTAGTTATTTGAAATAAAGATATATAAAAAAAATCCCAAGAAAATTTCCTTGGGATTTTGCAATTTAGATATTTGTAAATTATCTAATTGTATTATTTTGAATCAAATCAAGATATAAATTAATCTTGTCTTTCAATTCTTTTCTTGGTGTTATAAAGTCTAAGAAACCATGTTCTAATAGAAATTCAGCAGTTTGAAATCCTTCTGGTAAATCTTTACCAGTAGTGTCTCTTACTACACGAGGTCCGGCAAAACCAATTAATGCTCCTGGTTCTGAAATATTGATATCTCCTAACATGGCATAAGATGCGGTAGTTCCTCCAGTTGTAGGATCAGTACAAAGTGAAATATAAGGAAGTTTTGCTTCAGAAAGTTGTGCTAGTTTTACAGATGTTTTAGCCAATTGCATTAAAGAATAAGCGGCTTCCATCATTCTAGCTCCTCCAGATTTGGATATCATTACAAAAGGCAATTTGTTTTTGATAGCATGATCAATTCCTCTTGCGATTTTTTCTCCAACAACTGCTCCCATTGATCCGCCGATGAAGGCAAAATCCATACAGCAAATTACTACTTCTTTTCCTTTGGATTTTCCAACTCCAGTACGCACAGCGTCTTTAAGTTTTGTTTTTTCCATAACTTCTTTCAGTCGATCTGCATATTTTTTTGTGTCAACAAATTGCAGTGGATCTTTAGAAGTCATATTTTTGTCTAATTCAACAAACTCATTGTTGTCAAATAAAATATCAAAATAAGCTTCACTTCCAATTCTAACATGGAAACCATCTTCGGGACTTACAAATAAATTACGTGCCAATTCATCAGCGTCGATAATTTTTCCGGTAGGTGATTTGTACCAAAGCCCTTTTGGAATATCCATTTTGTCTTCGGTAGCCGTAGTGATTCCTTTTTCTTGTCTTTTAAACCAAGCCATATTTTTGTAATTATGAATTATAAATTATGAATTATGAGTTAAACTCATAATTCATAATTGGTAATTTGAATTTATAATGTATTCACATTATTTAAGTCAGCAAATGCTTGCTCAAGTCTTGCGTTGAATGTGCTTTCACCTTCACGTAACCATTTTCTTGGGTCGTAGTATTTTTTGTTTGGAGAATCGCTACCAGTTGGATTTCCAATTTGAGTTTTAAGGTAGTCAATATTGTTAACCATGAAGTCGCGAATACCTTCAGTAAATGCAAATTGTAAGTCAGTATCAATATTCATTTTTACTACACCGTAACTAATTCCTTCTCTGATTTCTTCCAATGTAGAACCAGATCCTCCGTGGAAAACAAAATCAACTGGATTGTTTCCAGTGTTGAATTTAGCTTGTACGAAATCTTGAGAGTTTTTTAAGATTTTTGGAGTCAATTTTACGTTTCCTGGTTTGTAAACACCGTGAACGTTTCCAAAAGCTGCAGCGATTGTAAATTTTGGGCTAACTTTTGATAATTCTTCGTAAGCAAAAGCTACTTCTTCTGGTTGTGTATATAATTTTGAGCTGTCTACATCAGAGTTGTCTACACCGTCTTCTTCACCACCAGTGATTCCAAGTTCGATTTCAAGAGTCATTCCCATTTTACTCATTCTTTCTAAATATCCTTTACAGATTTCGATATTTTCTTCGATAGGCTCTTCAGATAAATCAATCATGTGAGAAGAGAATAATGGTTTTCCAGTTGCTGCAAAATGTACTTCTGAAGCATCTAATAATCCGTCAATCCAAGGTAATAATTTTTTAGCACAGTGGTCAGTGTGCAAAATAACAGTTGCTCCGTATGCTTCTGCTAATGTATGAATGTGTTTTGCTCCTGCAATACCACCAGCAATAGCTGCTTTTTCTCCAGCATTAGAAAGTCCTTTTCCAGCATTAAATTGTGCTCCTCCGTTTGAAAATTGGATGATAACTGGTGCATTTAGTTTAGCAGCAGTTTCTAGTACTCCATTAATTGTATCAGATCCTATAACATTTACAGCAGGAAGCGCAAAACCTTTTTCTTTTGCATAATTGAATATTTCTTGTACTTGATCGCCTGTAGCTACTCCGGGTTTAATATTGTGTGCCATTGTAATTTTCTTTTAATTGTTTTTTTTAGTTTTTAGATTATAATTTGCAAAAATAAGAATTAATTAGCACTTAGAAAGGGTAATTGATCCCAAAATTAAATACAGAGTTTGCAAAATTATATTGGGTAAACCATCTTTCCCCGATTTCCTTGGCTGGATTGTAGGTTTTAAAGCCAACATCGAGTCTTACAACAAAGAAACTTACATCATATCGAATACCAAATCCTGTTCCTAATGCGATTTCAGTTAAATCTTTTATACTGTCAAATTTTGCTGCTTCATAGGTAACAGCATCAAGTGCATTCCAAATATTTCCTGCATCTGCGAATAAAGCTCCTCCCCATTTACCTGCAATTGAGAAACGATATTCACCACTAATGGCAATTTTCATATTGGCTTCGTTAAAGTCATTTGTAAAAGAACTACTTCCTGGGCCAAGATTATAGGGTTGCCAAGCTCTGTTGTCATTGGATCCCCCCGCATAGTAACTTTTTGAAAACGGCACTGTATTTGAGTTTCCGTAAGGTATAGCGATACCAAAAAAGGTTCGCATGGCAAATATGTTGGATTTACTAAGACTCCAATGTTTAATGAAATCAAATTCTGTTTTTATATACTCAGAATATTCTAAATTAAAAATTTCATAATTACCATTTTGATTTTTAGGAATATTTCCAATTTCTGATATTGCAGATAGCAAAGTTCCTGCGGACTCTATTTTTGTTCTAAAAGTATAAAAATCATTGTCTTGTAAATCTTTTTTGCTGGTTTTAGTGAAATTAAAATTGGTTGCCAAGATAAAATCATTGTCAGTAAGTCGTATTCTTTGTTGTTCAATACTGTTGACATTCTGGAATTCAGGATCATTTTGGGTTAATGTGGTTTGACCAGTTAAAACATCATTTGTAAAGCCTGTTGTTCCGCTTTCTATAATCAAATTTCCATTTGAATCTGCATAAGATGGATTTGTATTATAGGTTTTGGAAATGTTATTTAAAGCATCATAAGAACTTGTATAAACATGGAAATAATTTTCAGGATTTAGGTTTCGAATAAACTGAAAGTTTAAAAGATCCAAACGAGTGGTAGTGTTTTTCTTCGGTGTCCAATTGTATGAAAAGGAACCAGTAAAGTTTTCTTTGTCCAATCCAATATTGGTTTGTTTGGATAGACCAAGACTAACTATTGTTGAAGGAATCATACTTTTTGGGATGATTTTTTCTGTTTTGATTGGAAATAGTACCCGTGGAAAGTTTAATTTTGCATCTATACCATATTCAGACACATTGAAAAAACTATCATTTGCATTTGCAATATCCTTGGAAGCACCAATATTTCCTCTTGCTGAAAGTTCTAATGTTTCAGCACCATTAAATACATTTCGTACCGTTTCGGTAACACTTCCAGTTATCCCGAAATCTTCAATATTTGAATGTGTGAAATCTAAAGTATAGCCAAAACTATATTTTTTTCGTGGGGTTAAGTATATATTGGCAATCAAAGACTGTGAAGTTACATCCGTCTTGTCAACTTCATATTGTATAGTTGGGTAATTAAAAGTTTTTAAATTATTTAAGTACCTAGTAGATAAAACAGTTTTGTTATCATTGAATACTCCTCCTTTGGTGATAAAAATGGCATCGGTTATTGCATGTGGAGTGTATTTTATTTTTTTAAAACCATATAAAGTCATATTGTTGTAGGTCACACTGTCCTTAACAGGTTGATTGTGATTTGCAGTCGAGTAATCCGTATAGACTTTAATGTTGCTAATTTTATATATTTTAAAAGGCTCAGTTTTGATTGAGTCATTTTCTAGATAAGAATAGTTTTCAATGTTTAAAAGTACTGATGCTTTGTCTTTTTTATTGATGGTATCAATGTCAAAATTGATGTAATTGGGTTGAAAAAGATAAGCACCATGGTTTCTAAAATAGGTGCTAATATGATTTTTTTCATTTTCGAAATCTTCTGTTTTGTATTGTTTTCCTACTGTCAATGATGATTTAGTCTGTTTGTAAAGAGAATCTAAAACAGGAGTTTTTATTTTTGTTTTAATAGAATCAATAAAGTAAGGATTTCCAGTACTCAAAAAGTATTTAAATCGAGCTTTTTTTGGTGCCAAAGAATCCAATTTATAGGAGGCTTTTATGTTAAAATAGCCATTGTTGGAATAATAGCTCTTAAGTCTAGTTAGTGACTTTATAGATCTTAAAGTGTCTGCAATTACTGGTGCTTCTCCTGTTTCTTTTAAAAATTCATGAATGCCAAGATACCAAAAAGATTTGCGAAGTCCTTCTACTTGTTTTGCCGAAAGCCATTTAACTTCTCTATCGTACTTTTTTTTGTTATTTAAATATTTTAGATTGAAAGTTGAATCCGGATTTGGATTGGCTAAATTGTAGATATTCAATAGCATTCGGTATCCTAAAATACTACTGTTTGGTTGTTGATACAGCTGATCATATATAGTTTGGTTTTTGAGTAATTTGCCATTCTCAAAGATTTCATTTTTAACAAGAAGCTGTTTTCTAGCTGGAACTCTTTTTTCTGAATTACAAGCGTAGAAAAAAACACTAATTAGGATAAATAATGATATTTTTGCAAGACTATTTTTCTTCTTAAAAAGTATAGATTGCCTAAAATTCTCGGCAAAATTATTTTTTATAATAAAGGAAAAAAAACATTTATTCATCTGGGAATTCTTGTTGTAGAATATTTAATTCAAAAATACATTTTTTATGCTTAGTAAAAACCAAATAAAACTTATATCTAGTTTACAACAAAAAAAATATCGTTTTGCGAATCAATTATTTTTTGCTGAGGGTGTAAAAGTAATTCAAGAATTAGTAAAATCAAATTTTGAAATGGATCATCTTTATACAACGAAAGAAGATTTTAATGCGATTGCTTCTCATAAAAAGACGCTTATTGCTGAAAATGAGTTGAATAAAATTAGTGCTTTGACTACTCCAAATACTTGTTTGGCCGTATTTAAAATCCCTTTAGAAAATAAAATTATTGAATCTGGATTGATTGTTGCTCTCGATTCTATTAGAGATCCAGGTAATATGGGAACTATTCTTAGATTATGTGATTGGTTTGGAATTAAACAATTAGTTTGTTCAAAAGAAACTGTTGATATTTATAATCCGAAAGTGGTACAGGCTACTATGGGATCTATTGCTAGAGTAAATGTTAATTATGTTGATTTAGAAGATTTTTTGGAAAAAACTAAATTACCAGTTTTTGGAACATTTATGGATAGTGATACTATCTACAAATCAACTTTGCCTCAGGAAGGGATTATTGTTATGGGAAATGAAGCCAATGGAATATCTGAAAATATAGAAAAATTAGTCACAAAAAGAATTACAATTCCTCGTTTTGGAGATCTTCAAATTACCGAAAGCTTGAACGTAGCCACAGCTACAGCCATTATTTTAAGTGAATTTAGAAGACAAAGTTGAGGTTTTACTATTAATGAAACGTGAAATTGATTAAAATGGCTCTTGATTTCATAGATTCTATATTTCCAGTCCAAGGACTGTTTGGGTCTTTATCACGAATCAATTCATCAGAAATTCCAAATTGACCTCTAATCGAAGGAGAGAATATAAAATACTCCGAAAAAATATCAATACCAAAACCTATTTCATAATTAGTAGTCCACGTTTTTACTCTAAAACGTTCTTCGAGATTGTCATCAGGAGATTTTGAATTACTAGATAAATTTAAATTAGCGGATACACCTCCTAATAAGTAAGGACGTATATTTCCAGTTCTTAGTGCAGAAAATTTCAATAATAATGGAAAATTAATATAAGTGCTGTTTATTTCTCTTATAGCATCACTTGAGGAATTAAAATCTGAGTTTGGTGCATAATGTAAAGTTCTATCCGAATAATAAAGTCCTGGCTCAAAACGTAAGTCTAAATATTCTTGCAGTCTAAAGTTGGTTACTAATCCCACATTAAAACCTGTTGATTTGTCTGTCTGTATATCAGGGCCTACTGTTTTATAATCAATCTTGAAATCATAATTGTTGAATCCTAAATAAAAACCAAAATAGAGTTTTTTCTTTTGCCAATTTTCGAGATTAATTATCGGATCCTTACTAAAAATACTTTTAGATTGGGAGTTTCCTTTTATGGCAATGCTTAATAGAATTAATACAATTATTTTTTTCATATTTATGCTGAATATTTCAGTATTATTTTTTTGAAGCAGAGTAAATAGTTGCAACGCCAAATGTTTGAGGCAATGCATTCACCATTATAAACCCAGTTTTTCTTAAAATATTGTTTAAGGCTTCTCCGTAAGGGAAAGCAGCAGCAGATTCTGATAAATATCCATAGGCTACATTATCTTTTGAAAATAGTTTTCCTATCAGTGGTAGAATGTTTTTGCTGTAAAAATTATAACCTTGTTTATAAGGTGTTTTATCTGGAACCGAAGTTTCTAGAATAACAAATATTCCGCCAGGTTTTAATACTCTCAAGATTTCTGAAAGTCCTGTTTCAAGGTGTTCAAAATTTCTAACGCCAAAAGCTACCGTTATAGCGTCAAAATGATTATCTGCAAAAGGCATGCTTTCGGAATCTCCTAATACCATTTCAATAATTTGAGAGAGATTTTTTTCTTTAATTTTTTTTTCGCCTATTTCAAGCATTCCAGCCGATATGTCTAAACCTGTAATTTTTTCGGCTCCAGTTTGCGCCATTAAAATAGCAAGATCTCCAGTTCCAGTAGCAATGTCTAATATAGTTTTAGGATTAGTTTCTGCAACCAATTTCAAAACTTTTTTTCTCCATTTGACATCAATGCCAAATGAAATAACTCGGTTTAGGTTATCATAGTTTCCGGAAATGTTATCAAACATTTTGGCTACTTGTTCTTTTTTACTTAGAGAGGAGTCTTTATAAGGTGTGATTTCTTTTGGCATTTTTTTTATTTCTACAAATATAAACAAACTGCATAAACTATAATTGTGTTTTTTTTATTGAACAAAATTTTATTGTATCGTTGTTTTTGAAAATAATTTCTGAGTTCTGAGTGATTTTAAAAAAAATGAAAAATAATTGAAATATCACCAAAAGTGGGTATTGTGGAAATTGTTTTTATTACTGATGTTTGTACTTTAAAATTTAAATATTTTTTTTAATGATTAGACGGGAACTAATGACCCAAATCAAATGGATGCTTGTTGCGCTATTTATCTCATTTGTTCTTGTGTTGTTTTTTGAAGGTACTGTCACTAGTGGTAGTATTATTTTAAAAGCGCAAAATACGTTCTTAGGATTAAATTTGTTTTTGGAAATTTTAATTTTCTTCACCTTTAGTACCTTTGTGGTATTTGGTACTAAAGGTTTTTTTGAGTTGTACTCTCAAAAATTATCAAATTATATTGTCCTCATCTCGGGGGTAATATTGATATTTGTGATTTGTATATTATGTTATCAAATTGTAGTACAAGAGTAGGTCATTACCGCTAATCATTTAAAAAAAAGCATCCTAATTTAGGATGCTTTTTTTATTTTAAGAGTTATCTGAACTGAAGATTTTTGAAATAAATGTCAGTTAGATTTTGGTAAACGTTTGGTAAGTATAGGCAAATTGATGTTTATCATCTGCAGGGTTAAACTCGGTTTGAACTTCTTTCCAATCATTAGAATTGATTTCTGGAAAAAAAGCATCTGCATCAAAACTATGATGTACTCTTGTGATTTCAAGTTGATCAGCAAATGGAAGCCCTAAATTGTAAATTTCTCCTCCACCAATTATAAATGAAGTTTCATTTTCTGGACAAACCGCAAGAGCTTTTTCTATACTATCCACCACGATACAACCTTCAGGATTATAGTCTTTTTGTCTGGTTATAATAACATGCGTTCTATTAGGGAGTGGTTTTGGGAAGCTTTCAAATGTTTTTCTACCCATTATTATATGATGACCAGTAGTTAAGGATTTGAATCTTTTAAAATCATTAGGTAAATGCCAAACTAATTCATTGTTCTTTCCTAAGGCATTATTTTCTGCAACTGCAGCAATCATAATAATCATAATATTAGTGTTTATTTAGAATTATTGCTCTCAATTTTGGATTGTAATTGAGTAATTTTTTTTTGTTGTAAGGCTACAAGTCGGTCAATTTGATCTCTTTCCCAATATTTATTCATGAATCGATCGGTGATAAAAACCTTTATGAAATGCAACACAAAAATAAATAGCCATAAAGTAATAATCCAAATACACCAATTTAATTCTATTGCGGTTTCAAAAAAATAGACAGCCATAAATAAAAAAAGGCTGCACAATGTGAAGAAAACAAAATGGTAATACAATCTTTTCTTTTGCTTTATGCGGTTTCGGGCATATTCATATTGTTCGTGTAATTCCTTTTCCATAAAGTAGAATTTTGCTTATAAAGATAAAATTTATTTTCAAATGTAACTATTTTGATTGTCGAATATTTAATCAGAAATCGTTTTCTTGAACTGAAATTAATATTTAAGACATTCAATTTCTTTTTAATGACAAAAAAGAAGTGCTTTTTTTGTTAATATACTAAAAATGAGGATGTTTGTGTATGTTTCGAGATATTTTACTTACTTTGTTATAACCTAAAAATAAAATAGTTATGTCAGTAAAAAAACAATTTATAAAAACGAAACCTGTTTGTAAAGTTACTTTTTCTTTAGAAGCAAAGGAAGCTGATCAAGTGTCGGTAATTGGTGATTTTAACGATTGGAAAATTGAAGAAGGTGCTTTAAGCAAATTGAAAAATGGAACTTTTAAAGGGACTTTTGAATTAGATAAAGATTCAACATATGAGTTTAAATATGTAGTTGATGGTGCTTATATAAATGAACCAGAAGCAGATTCGTTCAAATGGAATGATTTTGCAGGAGCAGAGAATAGTGTATTAGTAGTATAGCAAAAAAAATCCGCTCATAGAAGCGGATTTTTTTATGTGTTATACAGCTACACTTCCTTTTATGAGGGCGTGTGGCTCATATCCCTCTAATGTAAAATCGTCGAAACCGAAATCGAAGATGTTTTTTATATTGGGATTTAATATCATTTTTGGCAACGGTTTGGGTTCACGGCTAAGTTGTAATTCAAGTTGTTCAAAATGATTGTTGTAAATATGGGCATCTCCAAAAGTATGTATGAAATCGCCAACTTCAAGATCGCAAACTTGTGCGATCATCATTGTTAGTAAAGCGTATGATGCAATATTAAATGGCACTCCAAGAAATATATCTGCACTGCGTTGATACAGTTGACAGGAAAGTTTTCCTTTGGTTTCTTCTTTAGCAGTATCTGGTGAGGCTACATAAAATTGGAAAAAAGCATGACAGGGAGGTAGGGCCGCTTTATTGTTAGCAACATTTTCCTCAAATGATTTTTTGGTGTCTGGTAATACAGATGGGTTCCATGCCGAAACAAGCATTCTACGGCTGTTAGGATTGGTTTTTAATTCGGTAATAAGTTCCGAAATTTGATCTATTTCTTCACTGTTCCAATTTCGCCATTGATGACCGTAAACAGGACCTAAATCACCATTACTATCAGCCCAAGCGTCCCATATTTTTACTCCGTTTTCTTGAAGATATTTTATATTAGTATCTCCTTTTAAGAACCAAAGCAATTCATAAATAATAGATTTAAGATGTAGTTTTTTGGTTGTTACCATTGGGAAACCTTCGCTCAAATCAAATCGCATTTGGTAGCCAAATACACTTTTGGTTCCTGTTCCTGTTCGATCGCCTTTTTGATTTCCGTTTTCTAAAACGTGTTTTACTAAGTCTAGGTATTGTTTCATTTTTAGGACTTTATGCTCTATGCTCTATGCTTTAAGCTTATTGCCTAATGCTTATTGCTTAATGCCTTTAATATTATCTTTTTGAAATTTCGTCTCGAATTTTAGCTGCTTTTTCGTAATCTTCTTGCTCAACGGCTTGTGCTAATAATTCGTTTAACTCCTGTAAACTATGATTAGAATAGGTATTACCTGATTCGTTACTCTCGGTACTGCCAAAAGTCTCTGGATTTGAAAGTATATCCTCTATTTCATTGGATGCTTCACTTTCAAGTGGATTGGCTTTTAAATAAATTCCAGCTTTGTCCAGTATGTTTTTATAGGTAAAAATTGGTGCGCTGAATCGAATAGCTAAAGCAATAGCATCTGAAGTTCGGGCATCAATTATTTCTTCGATTTTATCTCTTTCGCAAATAATGCTAGAATAAAAAACGCCATCGACTAGTTTGTGGATAATTACTTGTTTCACAACAATATCGAAACGTTCTGCAAAATTCTTGAATAAATCGTGTGTCAAAGGGCGAGGTGGCTTAATCTCTTTTTCTAAAGCAATCGCAATAGACTGGGCTTCGAAAGCTCCGATGACGATAGGTAATTTCCTTTCTCCATCAACCTCATTTAAAATTAACGCATAAGCGCCATTTTGAGTTTGACTGTATGAAATTCCTTTTATAGATAATTTAACTAAGCTCATGTTGGTATAGTGAGAAGTACAAAGTACTCTATTAATTTGTCTTTTTTCTAGTTCTAAATAAAGTGCAATTTTAATCAAAATTAATGGAACAAAAAAGCTACCTAAAGCAAAGATACAATTATCTTATTTTTAGGTAGCTTAATTTTATAAGAGAAATTAGATTTTAGGATTGTTGTTCCTTAAATGCTTTAAATTTGGCTATTAATTGAGGTACAATTTCAAATGCGTCTCCAACAACTCCATAATCCGCAACTTTAAAGAAAGGAGCTTCTGGATCACTATTAATAACTACTTTTACTTTAGAAGAGTTAATTCCTGCAATATGTTGTATTGCTCCAGAGATTCCAATAGCAATATATAAATTAGTTGCAACTGGTTTTCCTGTTTGACCTACGTGTTCTCCGTGAGGTCTCCATCCTAAATCGGATACTGGTTTTGAACAAGCAGTTGCAGCTCCAAGAACTCCAGCTAATTCTTCAATCATTCCCCAGTTTTCAGGCCCTTTAAGACCACGTCCTGCAGAAACTACGATATCAGCATCAGCAATTGAAACTTTTCCTGAAACTTTTTCTACCGATGTTACTTTTACTCCAAAATCACCATCTCCAATAGTTGGATTAAAATCTTCTTCGGTTAATGAAGAAGCACTTTCGAAAATACCATAAGAGTTTTTACCAATAGATAATACTTTTACATCAGTATTGATTTCTGTGATGTTGAAAGCTTTGTTTGAAAACGCATTTCTTTTTACTTGAAATGGTGAAGTACTTACAGGTAAGCCAACAACATTTGAAGCATAACCAGCCTCTAATGCTACTGCTACTAATGAAGCTAAGTAAATACTATCTGTTGTAGAAGATAATAAAACTATTTTGGTTGCTTCTTTTTGTGCCGCTTGCTTGATAACATCAGCGTATGCTTTTGCAGTAAAACCACTTAATTTATCATTATTTACTTTTAAAACTTTATCAACTCCGTATTTTGATAATTCAGAAACATCACCAGCATTTACGGTCACTGCTGTAACGGTTGTTCCTAATGATTCAGCTACTTTTTTTGCATAAGAAGCTAATTCTAATGCTACTTTTTTAAATTTTCCTTCTGCAGATTCTGCGTATATTAATATTGACATAATGATTTTAGATTTTAGATTTTAGATTTCAGGATTTAAAAAAAACTGACTACTAAAAACTGATTACTGAATACTAGATTACTTTCGCTTCGTTGTGTAATAAATTGATTAATTCATCCAGGTTATCTGCAGAAACTAATTTCACTGCTGATTTCGGAGCCGGTTTCTCAAATTTCACTGCTTTAGTATTTACTGCAGCATCAACTGGCTCAAGAATTGTTAACGCTTTTGTTCTAGCAGTCATAATTCCTCTCATGTTTGGAATACGTAAATCTTTTTCCTCAACAAGTCCTTTTTGTCCACCAATAATTAAAGGTAAAGTTGTAGCCACTGTTTCTTTTCCACCGTCAATTTCACGAACTGCAGTTACATTAGTACCATCAACTGTAATTGCAGTACAAGAGTTTAAAAAGTTATATCCTAAAATTCCAGCAAGCATACCAGGAACCATCCCTCCATTATAATCTAATGATTCTTTTCCTGCGATTACAATATCGTATCCGCCATTTTTAATTACTTCTGCTAATTGTTTAGCTACAAAAAATCCATCAGTTGGGTTTGTATTAACACGAATGGCTTCATTAGCGCCAATTGCTAATGCTTTTCTTAATGTTGGTTCGGTATCTGGTCCTCCAACATTGACAACTGTAACAGTAGCGCCTTGTTGTTCTTGAAACCAAATAGCACGTGTTAGACCAAATTCATCATTTGGATTAATTACATATTGAACTCCATTAGTATCAAAATCAGCATCTCCGTTAGTGAAGTTGATTTTTGATGTAGTATCAGGAACGTGACTTATGCAAACTAATATTTTCATAATTTATATATATTAAATTCTTTTTTTTCTCTGACAAATTTAAAATAATAAATTGAATAATTTACTATGCATGCATAATATTTTTTGTAACTAT
The Flavobacterium sp. 5 DNA segment above includes these coding regions:
- the accD gene encoding acetyl-CoA carboxylase, carboxyltransferase subunit beta, with protein sequence MAWFKRQEKGITTATEDKMDIPKGLWYKSPTGKIIDADELARNLFVSPEDGFHVRIGSEAYFDILFDNNEFVELDKNMTSKDPLQFVDTKKYADRLKEVMEKTKLKDAVRTGVGKSKGKEVVICCMDFAFIGGSMGAVVGEKIARGIDHAIKNKLPFVMISKSGGARMMEAAYSLMQLAKTSVKLAQLSEAKLPYISLCTDPTTGGTTASYAMLGDINISEPGALIGFAGPRVVRDTTGKDLPEGFQTAEFLLEHGFLDFITPRKELKDKINLYLDLIQNNTIR
- the fbaA gene encoding class II fructose-bisphosphate aldolase, encoding MAHNIKPGVATGDQVQEIFNYAKEKGFALPAVNVIGSDTINGVLETAAKLNAPVIIQFSNGGAQFNAGKGLSNAGEKAAIAGGIAGAKHIHTLAEAYGATVILHTDHCAKKLLPWIDGLLDASEVHFAATGKPLFSSHMIDLSEEPIEENIEICKGYLERMSKMGMTLEIELGITGGEEDGVDNSDVDSSKLYTQPEEVAFAYEELSKVSPKFTIAAAFGNVHGVYKPGNVKLTPKILKNSQDFVQAKFNTGNNPVDFVFHGGSGSTLEEIREGISYGVVKMNIDTDLQFAFTEGIRDFMVNNIDYLKTQIGNPTGSDSPNKKYYDPRKWLREGESTFNARLEQAFADLNNVNTL
- a CDS encoding BamA/TamA family outer membrane protein, encoding MNKCFFSFIIKNNFAENFRQSILFKKKNSLAKISLFILISVFFYACNSEKRVPARKQLLVKNEIFENGKLLKNQTIYDQLYQQPNSSILGYRMLLNIYNLANPNPDSTFNLKYLNNKKKYDREVKWLSAKQVEGLRKSFWYLGIHEFLKETGEAPVIADTLRSIKSLTRLKSYYSNNGYFNIKASYKLDSLAPKKARFKYFLSTGNPYFIDSIKTKIKTPVLDSLYKQTKSSLTVGKQYKTEDFENEKNHISTYFRNHGAYLFQPNYINFDIDTINKKDKASVLLNIENYSYLENDSIKTEPFKIYKISNIKVYTDYSTANHNQPVKDSVTYNNMTLYGFKKIKYTPHAITDAIFITKGGVFNDNKTVLSTRYLNNLKTFNYPTIQYEVDKTDVTSQSLIANIYLTPRKKYSFGYTLDFTHSNIEDFGITGSVTETVRNVFNGAETLELSARGNIGASKDIANANDSFFNVSEYGIDAKLNFPRVLFPIKTEKIIPKSMIPSTIVSLGLSKQTNIGLDKENFTGSFSYNWTPKKNTTTRLDLLNFQFIRNLNPENYFHVYTSSYDALNNISKTYNTNPSYADSNGNLIIESGTTGFTNDVLTGQTTLTQNDPEFQNVNSIEQQRIRLTDNDFILATNFNFTKTSKKDLQDNDFYTFRTKIESAGTLLSAISEIGNIPKNQNGNYEIFNLEYSEYIKTEFDFIKHWSLSKSNIFAMRTFFGIAIPYGNSNTVPFSKSYYAGGSNDNRAWQPYNLGPGSSSFTNDFNEANMKIAISGEYRFSIAGKWGGALFADAGNIWNALDAVTYEAAKFDSIKDLTEIALGTGFGIRYDVSFFVVRLDVGFKTYNPAKEIGERWFTQYNFANSVFNFGINYPF
- a CDS encoding RNA methyltransferase; the protein is MLSKNQIKLISSLQQKKYRFANQLFFAEGVKVIQELVKSNFEMDHLYTTKEDFNAIASHKKTLIAENELNKISALTTPNTCLAVFKIPLENKIIESGLIVALDSIRDPGNMGTILRLCDWFGIKQLVCSKETVDIYNPKVVQATMGSIARVNVNYVDLEDFLEKTKLPVFGTFMDSDTIYKSTLPQEGIIVMGNEANGISENIEKLVTKRITIPRFGDLQITESLNVATATAIILSEFRRQS
- a CDS encoding porin family protein; the encoded protein is MKKIIVLILLSIAIKGNSQSKSIFSKDPIINLENWQKKKLYFGFYLGFNNYDFKIDYKTVGPDIQTDKSTGFNVGLVTNFRLQEYLDLRFEPGLYYSDRTLHYAPNSDFNSSSDAIREINSTYINFPLLLKFSALRTGNIRPYLLGGVSANLNLSSNSKSPDDNLEERFRVKTWTTNYEIGFGIDIFSEYFIFSPSIRGQFGISDELIRDKDPNSPWTGNIESMKSRAILINFTFH